The window AAGATGTCAGTGATAGTGGGCATCATACACATGAGCTTCGGGGTCATCCTCAGCACTTTTAACCATTTGTAAGTACTGGaatttcaagtatttttttttatattgtaaagAGCTTAATGTTAAATGTCATGCTGTAGTACTTAATAGCCTGCCTTACTTTCATCATGATTACAGGCACTTTAGGAAGAAGTACAACCTGTACTTGGTTTTCCTCCCGGAGCTCCTGTTCCTGCTGTGTCTATTTGGCTACCTGGTGTTCATGATAATATACAAGTGGCTTGCCTACTCTGCTAAGGACTCCAGGCACGCCCCGAGCATCCTCATTCACTTCATAAACATGTTCCTCATGCAAAGTGATGCAGTGCAGCCCCTCTACCCAGGACAGGTGAGAAGCTCATTTAAATCTGCATGAATATCAGTGTTCTTCCTGAACAGATGACGTGTAACGCTGCTTTAAAACAGACTACAAATGTCACTGATCATAACAGTATTACGCAATGTTGTTTTGCTCCTTCCAGACTGGCCTGCAAGTATTTCTGGTGGTCATAGCCGTTCTCTCAGTGCCTGTCTTACTCCTGGGGAAACCACTCTACCTTTATTGGCTTCAAAATGGAAGCCACCGCTTAGGAATGTACAGGGTGAGGGTTTTGAAGTGCATGTTTGCCTGTGAATGGATGGAAATATGTAGatgtgaaatatatttgttcTGTGGCTGTAAATATGCAGATCTGATTAGCTGCTCTATGTTTTCTCAGGGATATGAGCGCGTGAGGCGTAACAGTGAAGAGGAGCTCTGCCTTATGAGGGCTCATGACATGGAGGAGGGCAGCAGTCACAGTGATCTCTCCTCTAGTGGAGAGCTCCAGAGCGAGGAGGTCAGCACAGCACGACATCTAGATATTTAGCTATTAATCTTAAATATCTGTTTAATGGCAAGCATTGCTAatgtttttctggtttctgtctgtgatgctgagttttgcttttgttgttgtaaaagTTTGACCTTGCAGATGAGTTCCTGCATCAGGCCATCCATACTATAGAGTATTGCCTGGGATGCATCTCCAACACAGCCTCCTACCTAAGGCTCTGGGCTCTGAGCCTGGCACATGCCCGTGAGTACAATGGTTTGCAGTAGAAAACACAGGTAGTTTGTCCCTCCTTCAAACCTGTACTAGCACACACTGAAAGCAAAATAAGTAAATTACTTCAGAGTAGCCTAATTAAGTATACTGATGGTATGataatcagttttattttcttttgttctctctctcttttctttcttttgctaCACCTCAATGGGAAAATTCctcattaaaagcacattttgacTGGATGTAagaacatcttaaaatatgcCCGTTCACTGTATTTCATGGTTTACTGAACTGAATTTATTTCCTTTGGCAcaacaaactaaataaatggaaaatttATTACAGGGCTGTTTTAAGGAGGCAGAATGAAACAGCCATTCAATATTTCTCTCTAATATTTGTATATAACCTTGTGTGCACTATAGCCATTTTGTCAATATGACTTGAATTTAGACTTTGACTAAATGTCAGTAGGTCATATCTAGTCAAATTCCTGGAATGACTTGTACGGAAAAAACAACTTAgtctttaattaattaatagcAGCCTAGATCAAACCCAACAAATTTACACCAGTGACGGGCCTGAGATCAGTCTGACTCACAATATTAGTAACCGAAACATACCCTTGTTGGCTGTAATCCTCTAAAAAGATGGTGCATATGCTCTTTTTCTCTGCACAGAGCTATCAGAGGTGCTGTGGGCCATGGTGATGCGAGTAGGACTAAGGATGGACACCAGACTCGGGGTTTTATTCCTAGTTCCAGTGTTTGGCCTGTTTGCCGTGCTTACTGTGTCCATCCTCCTGGTGATGGAGGGTCTTTCTGCATTCCTTCACGCCCTCCGGCTGCACTggtaaaatataacaataatcacTAGAGTCCTTGTCATAGACAAAGCCAAATTGCTTTCagttatttcagtgtttttatgttcacagcagctgtttgtttctTCCTCAGGGTGGAGTTTCAGAATAAATTCTACAGTGGAGCTGGAGTCAAGTTTTGCCCCTTTTCCTTTGCTCTACTGCCCTCCAGCTTTGAGCCCGGGTTAGGAGGAGCATGATGGCTTACTGTGAAGGGGCTTGTCTGGTAATACTGTTAGGTGGTAAACAAAGCCAAAACATGCCAGTGATGTCACAAgctgatttagatttttttcttttcaccttttttaaaaatttgtcaTGTGAAAACAATTTATTGTGAGCTTCACAAACGTCGAAGGACCTCAACAAGCTGCCCTCCCAACAGTTCAAAGAACACAACCAGTACAGAGTGTACTGCTGAAAAATTACTGTTTTTCGTAGTCTAAATTTATGTAACACAGGGTATTTGTACTTTGTATCGAGATCAGTATGCTTCACTGCAGGATATTTTGTCAGGTTGAACTGTGAGGCTCAAATTTAAAATCTAACTCCCATACCTAAAAGCGTCAGTTTTCTTATGAGGCTTTATTGGTTGTTGACCTGAACGGGAAACCACACCTGCCAAACTAAGAATAAATAAGTGAAAAAGATAAAGTAATAAGTAAACGAATGACCCCAAGCTGTGTCTACACAGACGTCACTTGTTAGGAGAGATGTTGGCATTGGCTGATagtaataaaagataaaagaagatctgaaaaaaataattttgtatccatcgattttttttttttctggatccAGTTATTTTTGGCATAATTGTATCCTTTAATGCAGTTATGTTGCCACGCCCCCACTGAGTTTTAGTTTTGGCAGTTGTGGTTTCCATACGCCTGATAGCGAGCCACCTTTCAATTACATGTAGTTTTTGCTCAACTTTCTGTTGCACTGACTGCCTTACAAGAAGTACAACCAAATGACAGCATACTGTACCATTCTTCAGTTTCCCTTGTATTCTTACTTTGTGGTACCAAAACACTGCTAAGGATCCTGTGACTTTTTGGTATTGAAAAGTGCCCGGGCAGGAGTGTGATGAGATGTAAATACTTTtacagaattatttttttaatttattatattttaaaatgttgcaacAGAATTAAAGATGAATGTCAATGGGATatgatttttactttaatgCATTCACAGTGTTGCCTATGCGTCACTTACTGTACAATTTAACATTCCACGTATGGAAAATTTGTATCATTCATTTGTTGACTGCTAGTCAGGAGCCCCTTACATTGTGACTGGACAGATAATTATGATTAAACTGAACCCCATGTGTAAAATGAGTGGATGAGCAACTGtgatatttaattaataatatcACAATGATATGCAGGTTTGACTGGATCAATAATAGTAAAATGTTTCAACATTAAGTTTTCAACCGACTCATGAAAAAAGTATCAAGATTTCAGATTCTTCATCACCAAAACTCTCATCAAGTGTAGAGTGGTCAGCCAGCTGCCTTCCGGTCTTTACTCTGGGACTAAATTATCTATACAACGTCATGGAACTGCCTTCCAGCCTGTACTCTGGGAATGAATTACCCACACTGTCAAACCATTGATGGTTGCCAAGGCAACGTGGAACTGCTAAGCTACAACCCTAGTTATTAAAACTAGCTTCAAATTGCGACAGGTTAACCtgaaagaaatgttttactACTCTGTTTTCAAGTTAACTAATTATAATTAACGAGTATGGTCCACGACAATTTACGAGTGAAATGGATCAAACAGCGAGTTTGTGCCGGTTTCAATTTATAATTTGACTGTTTCGACAAAAAACTGCTCAGTCggggagatgaagaagaagaagagaaaattaTACGTTATTTCAGCGTTGTCTCCGAGGAAGACTCGACATCATGTCTTCTGTTTTTCAAAAGTATTAGAGAGGAAGAGGTTAAAGTTGAAATTCCTGTTGGTAAGTTGGCTAATGTGTGAGCAGGTTTAAAGTcgccctccactcaaaaatatgcttttgttcttgttccttcagctggatgtttgagcttctctgtccagaatgatgtgtgtgcagagtttgacacttgaaggctgttttcacattcgtcTGCTGAAActagaaagtttctctgtgctcactgaaaatcccATTTTAAGGGGTGGACCTACTAGCAGCTAGCTGTGTTTTGTCAAGATGTCATTAATGTTACTGGAGGGGATCTAATAATGTTATTTTGACCCAAGTGCTTTAATGCATTCACAGTGTTGCCTATGCGTCACTTGCTGTACAATTTGTATTGAAAACTTGTATCATTCATTTGTTGACAGCTTGTCAGGAGCCCCTTATATTGTGACTGGACAGATAATTAAGATTATAAATATCCTATATTCTATTTGACACAGCGGTTGGCCTGTATTAAATGTTATAAGAGAAGATTGAAGAATGTACTAATATCTGGCATTAGTAGTATCTGCTGAATTTGTGAATTTGAAGTATTGTTATATGGAATTAGTGTTTGAATTTTTCGTTAAGGGAAGGAGAGTTGACCGTTGTCACCATTGCATTATTGAgatgttttgcactttttcaCTGGCAGCATAATTTTCCATACATTTCTGAAAGTTAGGACCAGATGGTGTCAGAAATTATGACATAACTGGCAGTCCCTGTTTTTAGAGGGTCAGGGATGTTTGATGAGCCATGATTTGCCTTTTGTTAACTCTAAATTGTATTACGGGTTGTTTTAGGGGGTATCGTAATTTCTCCAACACAGGCCTAATCTTGCCATTAATTGTAATATTATCAGCTATTTTATCCCCATTGACAAACACTCCAGCTTCTTAATGTTTTGACAAAAAATCTTCAGCTTTGGCCTGCTACTTTcatgtttgaccaacagtctgtatggcatatactgtatatacacgTATGTCTTGAGGCAACTGTGCTGTTGAGGACAATGTAACTGTAAACCAAGTTAGAAATTTCCACACCAATCCAGCACCTTATGAAAGCAGTGGAGGAGTTAGCTAGTTGTTTTCAGTACTGACTCCATGAGATTAGGTTTAGCACTGCTTTCTGACTATGGCAATGGTTAGATATGACATGTCAgtaataaactgtatttgtttgagttgtttttttccctcccaaaGCCCATAACTGCATTTCTCATTCATTAACTTACATATTGTGTGCagtaagtgttttgtttttaaaagtacaATCTGAAAGTGACCtttgtgctttttaaatgttgctttaTGTTGATTTGTATGAAGTGGAAACACCCACAAACAATTTGGACAACATGTTAAAGCCTCAGTGCAGTATACTGGAGGGAGGGATTGCtataaacaacacattttgtaTGATTTTTATCAAGTCTGTTGTCACAAAACAGTCACTCATCTATTTGTTTGATTTCTGATTTGTTAACTGATTATTGATTTGTCAATTAAACCAGCTGATCAAGTGATTTTTGTCATTTGCCTTATCAGTTATTTATTAATTACCAAAACACCATCCCATTAACAGCAGTCTCtgatatattataataatgCCCTCAGAGGAAATCTAACCAACAAGCTAGATACAGCAAGCTAAATTGAccaatttttaatttgtgtttaatttacTTTCCCACCATTTTCAAGTCAATTATCtaattctttttatttatttattttattcattattaaatgATGATCTgttaatctgttgatttatTGATGAAAACTGACTTGAATGCCAGTCATGTTAAGCCATATACTGTTCATGCCATTTAAAGAGTCATTACAGCAATTTAGTGTTGCACTTCCTCAAAGTTGGGGGGTTCACAAGATGGATTAAAAAATTAATGGCCAAAATCTTTGCAGCAAAGGCCCAGATATCCTGAGCTCAGAAAAAACTGAATGCCACATTTCCTGTAATGCTATTTTGTGAAACAATCAACCACATCCTGTTTGTATCACAGGCTCTCTGTATGCGATTTGAAGTCTCCAACCCTGATGATGTTGCAAGGATAATTTTCTCAGGCTTGACAAAGATATAGAAGACGTTATACAACTGTTGTAACAGGCTAAGCAGTACTCCCAGTAATGATTAAACTGAACCCCATGTGTAAAATGAGTGGATGAGCAACTGtgatatttaattaataatatcACATTGATATGCAGGTTTGACTGGATCAATAATAGTATAATGTTTCAACATTAAATTTTCAACTGAGTCATGAAAAAAGTATCAAGGTTTCAGATTCTTCATCACCAAAACTCTCATCAAGTGTAGAGTGGTCAGCCGGCTGCCTTCCGGTCTTTACTCTGGGACTAAATTATCCATACACCATCATGGAACTGCCTTCCAGCCTGTTTGCGCCGGTTTCAATTTACAATTTGACTGTTTCGACAAACTGCTCAGTCGGggagatggagaagaagaagagaaaattaTCCATTATTTCAGCGTTGTCTCCGAGGAAGGCTCGACATCATGTCTTCTGTTTTTCAAAAGTAttagagaggaggaggttgaAGTTGAAATTCCTGTTGGTAAGTTGGCTAATGTGTGAGCAGGTTTAAAGTtgccctccactcaaaaatatgcttttgttcttgttccttcagttggatgtttgagcttctctgtccagaatgatgtgtgtgcagagtttgacacttgaaggctgttttcacattcgtctgctgaaagtggaaagtttctctgtgctcattgaaaatccaattttaaggggtgggcctaccagcgtgatttgtgacatcacaactagtttggagccagcTCTGGTCCACTTAAATAGGAAAATAGGAGATCTTtaagtactgtattttgaaTCTCAGTGGTGGCTACACTTACATTCATGTGGATAAGACGTGACTGTAACGTTACCATGACCTAACTAGCTTTCAACCTTTAATAACTTCAGGAAGGGGAAAAGACAGAGACTCAGACCTTGAGAACTCCTGGACCCAAAGTGGTCAAATTTGGGTCCAGGAGTTAAAATTTCTATATCAAAAATTTCAGATTTTCTGAATAAAAAATGCAGgatgtatgttttcattgtgtCTCTTGTCAAATATACATACCAGCAATTACTGTCCACcagatatttgatatttgatatggGTATCAAAGTGAAGCAGCTTCTCCTCAGGAGGAGACCAATGGAGAGGCTGATAAGGAGAGTCCAGTGAAGTCAAGTGAGCTATTTACGATTCGTGATGAGTTGCTCAACCGCACGACCAAGTTTTTGGGACTGGTCAACACAACTCTGCAACAACTTCAGATTCAAGGTTTGTTTTATTAGATATACCAAGggctcattattttcatttcaggaATTTCTCActatatgaatataaaaaaatgcaacatgaTCAACAACCTCTCCTCATTTGTCCCCTCACTTTTTGAAGATATTCTGAGCCGTCCCTGCCATTAGGGGACCTAgtttactgtaaaatgtgaaaagtttCATGTGTGAGACCATGAAGTTAATGTGAACATCGGTGAAAACTGATctgcttctttaaaaaaaacaagaaaaaaaacacctttttctATGCAGGGGGTGGTAGGGTGGTGGTGGTAATGGAGTGGAATTTGGTCAATAGCTAAAAGATGAGCCTTAGATTCAAGAATTCATGCTTATTTGAAACTAAAATTAACTTCATAATAAACAGTATGATCTAAAGATCATTTGCTTCATTGTAGATCAAATGACGCTGCACATCCCTGAGCTAGACCTGGAGCCAGAGGTGGATGTTCTGCTTTCTAATCCAGAGATGGTAGAGAAAGTGGAGCAGTGTGTGATGAACTGGCAGACTCAGATTACCAGTGTTATTAAGGAGCAGCTAAACAAGAAGCCACAGGTGTGTATTCCTCCTTTTATTCTGTCCAGGGCCTTCACATGTAGCTGCTGAAATGTTTGACATATTACCAAGAAACTCAATCGCTGTCAGCTCAAAAAGGAATTATTAGGtagaagaaaacataaaacacacataatccAGTTTGAAACATTCACTTTCCAGGCACCTGGACCTTTGGCCGAGATAGTTTTCTGGCAGGAGCGTACATCCGTCCTGAGTTCACTGAGTGAGCAGCTTAAACAGCCGGTGGTAAAGAAGATCTTGGAGGTGATGACCAAAGCAGATGCAGGCACTTTTCAGACCCTGGAAGGAACAGTTGCTGAACTTACTAAATACCGTGTGGAATCGGATGATAATTTACTCTTCCTCAGCACACTGGAAAGACACTTCAATGTGAGCTGCACGTATAGATACAATATTGCTGATTATCCTTTACAGACTTGTTCTTTATTAACAATGTTCAGATCTTGATGAAGTTTAAATTTAGATCCAACTTATAATGTCAGTATGTCAGTCAGAATACAATGTACTGTGTCTCggacagagaaaagagggaagTGGCCATATCCAAGGTGCAGGATGCTAAGCAGGTTCTGGACCAGTGGAAGTCATCCTACTTTGAGATGCGTGCTGACATTGAAAAATTGGCAGCATGCTAAGGGGTATGCGATACACTGTAAACTTTGCTCCAGAGATCTTTGAAGTCATGTCTGAGACAATCTACCTTGTGTCAATGGGCTACACTGTGCCTGAGCTGGTTCGAAATGTTGCTTTACAGGAGGACAAATTCATCAGGTAATGATACTCACCAATAACTGAATGCAGAGTACACTAAACCACAAAACCACTGATTGGTGTAATCTCTGGTAATCTCAACATTACTTTTAGGTATGTGGGTGATCTGAAGTACATTGTCAACTGCTACCACTCTGTAGTGGACAGCCTGAGTGAAGCAAAGATCATTATGCTGGCTGAGCAGATCAAAGCGGCTACAATGCAAGAGACACTGTAGACAACTTTGTGCTGAACAGGTCAACTTTAagttttagtcttgtttttttgtgctatGATAAAAATTTCCATTTAGCACACAGTTCTAAAACCAAATGTCAACATACATGACAGTGTAACTCTCTTAATGCTCGTTACAGTATAATGGACGCACATGAGTTTGAGTGGGAAAGCCAACTGAGATTCTACTGGGTCCGGGAACATGACGATCTATTTGTGCGTCAATGCAGTGCCTCTTTCTCCTATGGCTACGAATACATGGGGTTCAATGGTCGATTGGTCATAACCCCACTGACAGACTGGATCTACCTCACCCTCACACAGGTCTGTGAAACTTTCCAAATTTGCGTCAACAACACTCCAGTCGGCACATGTCAATTCAGCTTTGTTTTGACAACAGCTTGTCTGTGTATGTGGATGTGTATTTGTGATGCAGGCCCTCTCCATGTACCTGGGTGGGGCTCCTGCTAGACCGGCTGGTACAGGAAAGACAGAGTCTACCAAAGATCTGGCCGAGGCTTTAGGCCTGCTCTGTGTGGTTACAAACTGTGGAGAGGGCATGGACTACCTGGTGAGAGGCCTACACTTGCAGGACCAGCAACTAGTGGAAAATATCTTAGTACCATTGTTTTCGTCGTAAAGGATGAATAAATATCTTTCCTCGCAAAACAAATGCTTTTAGAATTACATTCTTGATAACTCGATTACTTTCATTTCCATTGTATATGTCACATGTAAAAACTGCAACCACACCCCTTGAATAATAGAGGGTGTCAGTAATCATCAGTCATGTGTTCTTGTGGTATGTTTATGCACTTTGTGTACACGTGCTGAAAAAATACAGCATGAACATAGTGTGAACAAATTGTTTCCTGGCTTCCAGTGTTCTCACTTGTACCAGAAAGAAAGTTGCCCTAATCATTTGTATTGTCTGTTGAGTGTGCAAACTCTATGCTGTTATGTTGTCTGCTGGACAAAGTGGCCACtcttactttatttatttatctttttaattttcatgtgtCACCAGTTTTTTCCTGAACTCATTTGCTCTTTGTGTGCAGGCTGTGGGGAAGATCCTCTCTGGCCGTGCCCAGTGTGGAGTCTGGGGCTGCTTTGATGAGTTCAATCGCATTGATGCCTCAGTGCTGTCAGTCATCTCCTTCCAAATCCAGACCATCTGTAATGCTCTCACTCTGCGCCTTGTTTCAGGTAAGTTTGTTGTAGTTATGCACAACCAGGAATGAATGCATCAAAGTCATTCCAGTTTTTGCAAAAAATTAAGATTTAGGGTTATTTCActcaagataatttaacttgaACCTCACTTCAAAATAGTTTTTAACCACCACTTTCTCATCATACACATCAGTTTGAGGGCCAGGAGATCAGCCTGGATGACCGCATGGGGATTTTCATCACCATGAACCCAGGTTACGCTGGGAGCACAGAGCTGCCTGAATCAGTCAAAGCCCTCTTTAGGCCTGTGGTGGTCATTGTGCCAGATTTGCAGCAGATTTGTGAGATCATGCTCTTCTCTGAGGGCTTCCTAATGGCCAAggtgagaaacacaaacacacattacattattaaattTTAGGTGAGTTGGAAATGCAAGgataatttataataaattaCTTTCAAATTTTTCAGATTTACAGAAAATCTGTAACTTAAACTGCAAACTGCTTACCGTCTTCTTAAACATGTCAATTACTTATTGAGGATTTTATCTCTTTGCTCTTGTTATATTCAGGTGCTTGCAAAGAAGATGACAGTATTGTATAAGTTGGCCCGTGAACAGCTGTCCAAGCAGTCTCATTATGACTTTGGCCTGCGAGCCCTGAAGTCTGTCCTAGTAATGGCAGGAGAGCTGAGGAGAGGCTCACCAGACCTCAATGAGGTAGAAACTAtggaacatttttcatttatatttagtgaaaagaaaaatcatctCTATTTGCTTACATCTAGTAT is drawn from Thunnus albacares chromosome 2, fThuAlb1.1, whole genome shotgun sequence and contains these coding sequences:
- the LOC122969852 gene encoding dynein axonemal heavy chain 10-like — protein: MTLHIPELDLEPEVDVLLSNPEMVEKVEQCVMNWQTQITSVIKEQLNKKPQAPGPLAEIVFWQERTSVLSSLSEQLKQPVVKKILEVMTKADAGTFQTLEGTVAELTKYRVESDDNLLFLSTLERHFNVSCTEKREVAISKVQDAKQVLDQWKSSYFEMRADIEKLAAC